Proteins co-encoded in one Pithys albifrons albifrons isolate INPA30051 chromosome 14, PitAlb_v1, whole genome shotgun sequence genomic window:
- the LOC139678378 gene encoding NADH-ubiquinone oxidoreductase chain 5-like — MRVFFWLISFLVFFGGSVSGFFCVFFWWVSFFELFWLVSFWGFLLVFFWLVSFFGLFWWVSFGGFWLVRIFFFVCLVRFWVFFGWSVFGWSVFGLFWLVSFEFFGWSGLFLFVQFLVFVFVGQFFGVVLVGQFLGFFGWSGFFFCLFGQFLGAFGGSVLGFFWLVSFWGFFGWFVWSIFGFFWLVRIFFLFVWSVFGWVFFLVGQFLGVFWVFLLVSFLVVFFFGLVGQFWGFLIGQFWGFFGWSVFGGFLGFFGWSVFGGFLGFFVGQFFGVFLGFFVCLVGQFWGFFVGQFFGFFWFFFLVWLVSFGFFLLVSFLGFFGFFCLVGWSVLGFFGCFFFWFGWSVFGVF, encoded by the exons ATGA gggtttttttttggttgatcagttttttggtgttttttggtgGGTcagtttctgggtttttttgtgtctttttttggtGGGTCAGTTTTTTTGAGTTGTTTTGGTTGGtcagtttttgggggtttttgttggtttttttttggttggtcagtttttttggg TTGTTTTGGTGGgtcagttttgggggtttttggttggtcaggatttttttttttgtttgtttggtcagattttgggttttctttggtTGGTCAGTTTTTGGTTGGTCagtttttgggttgttttggttggtcagttttgagttttttggttggtcaggactttttttgtttgttcagtttttggtttttgtttttgttggtcagttttttggggttgttttggtgggtcagtttttggggttttttggttggtcaggattttttttttgtttgtttggtcaGTTTTTGGGGGCTTTTGGTGggtcagttttggggtttttttggttggtcagtttttggggtttttttggttggtttgtttggtcaatttttgggtttttttggttggtcaggattttttttttgtttgtttggtcagtttttggttgggttttttttttggttggtcagtttttgggggttttttgggtttttttgttggtcagttttttggttgtttttttttttggtttggttggtcagttttggggttttttgattggtcagttttggggtttttttggttggtcagtttttgggggttttttggggttttttggttggtcagtttttgggggttttttggggttttttgttggtcagttttttggggtttttttgggtttttttgtttgtttggttggtcagttttggggtttttttgttggtcagttttttgggtttttttggtttttttttttggtttggttggtcagttttgggttttttttattggtcagttttttgggtttttttggttttttttgtttggttggttggtcagttttggggttttttggttgtttttttttttggtttggttggtcagtttttggggttttttga